In Quercus robur chromosome 11, dhQueRobu3.1, whole genome shotgun sequence, the sequence acTTTCTTTTACGTGGATACAGAAACTTTTCATAGAACAATATGGTTCTTTATGAGCAACAACATcctattatttaataattcacATCAAAATATCCCTTGGTCCTTCCACTCATGGTAAACGTTTATACCCTGTTTACTGAGTTGTATTCTTAGGACTGAGGACCCCTTCTTTAGGGCGACTCTCTTTAGAACCTATGACTTTTAAGGCTCCCTCTTTGGAACTATCACCGAGAATGCTCCCTCTATGGAGGGACTCTAGGGAGTCCCAATTAGTGCACCACCCCTTATTTGAGACTGTCCCCTCTCTAGGACTAAAATACAGTATCATGCCACTACTCACGACTTATCTTGaggttttaaaattatgttttaaagtGCTAATAACAAGTATGTTTCAAAGCTAATCATTttgatagatatatatatacacacacacgctATCAATATCATGGTACttttattcagccaaaaaaatatatatatatatcatggtACTTTTCAATTATTACAAGTTTAAACgaacaaattttcaaatcacTTATAAAACATCATGAAGAATTAAATAGTTATTTCTCAAAAAGAGAAACATCTCAACCTGAACAATTTCGCAAGTATTCATAATCactaattacaattttttctaaCACTCTGAGTAAATTGAGCAATAAATTTCTCAAAGCAAATCATAGATTTTAGAAACATCTATACAATTGAGATGCTTCATTGAACACATTAGAATTTAGCTTGTCCCATTAAATTTCTTTGTAAAATGTATAATTGCTCAAATTTTTCCCAATGTCATAACAAGATACTAAGCAAAATATTTGAATACCAGCAGTGCCCTTATTTTCTTACAAAACAATAAGTTTGAGAAAACTAGTATGTCTTTAGAAAAATCCCAGATTTGCAAATTCTACTTACCTCATAAAGTCAACTAAATTTACCATGAGTGTCAATGAGTGAGCACCACATTATTAGCAAGTCAAACAAGTTACTAGGTTTCATCACCAGGTATCTCGAAACCTAAAAGCACAAGCGTTGAGCCCACTAAGAACAATATCTCCATAAGTTAAAAAGATACTCTAAATCAAATTGATTGTCCTAAAGCCTAATCCTACTAGCTTAGGGTCAAGGACTCACACTCCCATTTGGGAGTCCAAACAACCATAATCGTAATTctcattttagtaattttatttggttagattgtaactaggatgATAGAgatgtaattttatttctttggatTGTAACTAGGATTCGATGTCATATACATTCTCATTTTGGACCaatgtaatttattttcaatttaatatagttgaaagtttttttaattttttggtaataaattaAGTGGTACTCCATTGCAAGTCCTTTGATTTAATAAGACAAGTCTATAATAGAATATCTACCATTAGATTCACTATCAGGGGATCCAAATAATCTTGGTCATCTTAGGTAACAATTCTTACACCGCCTCCTTAACCATTTTGGATTTTTATGAGATAAGGTTTCACAGGAGTGAATAACACTCACTGACTGATTTTTCACCATTTCACTTGAAATTGAGAAGGTCTGGTAGTTTCTAGAGCTTTCTTTTCCTTCCAATGTGCTGCTCTTTCTTGAACTTCCTTTGATATCTACAAGTGAATAAATTTGAATCCCCATGTTACTATTGAATCATTGCATTAGATTGAACTTAAAATATGTCTTAAGAAGGGATAGCTCCCATGTTCCCAGTGTTGGAAGCAGAGGGGTTAACTTTATGCACTCCAGTTTGAGAAATGCTAGAATTGATGGGTTTGGATGTATTCTCACCTGGCTTATCTTCACTTAAGAATGCATGAACTGGATTCACTATGCTTATGGACTCgtggtttatactttatagcAGCCATGACATTATCTTGAGTTGGGGTATCTTTTGGAGAAGCCCACATGGTTTGGCTTTCATTGTCAACCCCCAAGTCCTTATCTCCAGGAACAGTGACGGGTTTGGATTCTGTCTACTAGCTAGCGTTTGGGATTGTTAAAAAGTGTGGTCGGCTTTTCCAATTCAAATTGGGTTTCAGGACAAGAATGGAGGTTAATTGGGTAGTGTGGATTGTCAACTGGGATTTAGTTAGGTTCCTGAATATGGACGGCTTTGAAGTGGGTTTTGCCACCTAAAGTTTTAACAAACGTAATCATTGCATTATTGGTGTTGGAGTCTTTGATAGCAAGAAAGGTATCACATGCATAAACTATATACATCTTGAAAGAAATTGTGCATATATCCAGTATATTAGATAATTATTAGAATCCACATTGCAGTGGTTTCCAGCTTCCACTTCAATTTGGATTTTCATATACTTGTTCGTACCCAAAATATTGTGGTTGAGAAATCAATCTCTAAAACCACTGTTTCgcattcatttttaaaatggcAGCCCTTGACAACCCCGGACATTCCACGGACCAGACTGAGCTCAAAACTCCAATGTTTAGCAAGAGAATAAAGACTTGCATTGAGTCCAGGGCACAACACAAACATGAAACATAACCAGAATGACCACGTCACTCCTTTGTTCTCATCAGCTCCCCCCAAAGAACAAAGAGGGAGTTAAAAGGATGCTtcagacaattttttttttttttttttcacaacttagtGGTGATAAGTTATGACTAGTACAACATTACTTTTATTGCACATTAATCACAATTATTAAAGTAACCTATTGCGATTGtgattgatacaaaataaaagtgGTGTTAGGCACACAAAAAATGTTACAAGGGGAAGAGGAAGATGGATTGGGGGTCAAAGTGGTCTGTTGGTTCTCAAAGTAACTgtcatttattataaatataagacccaaaaaaaacctGTACATACTGAGGAAATGGAGTATTGTGTTTCTGTCTTTCCCTTTACGCCAAggtcaaagaaaagaagaaatatgcCATTCTACCTAATACAGCTGTACAGACTGATCATGATCTCAGCTACAAGGGGATCTACAAAAATTGACAGAagcatttcatatttagctctTTAAGTTTGTTTCTTTGGAATAGTGAGTACCTATTCAAATTCACAAGCAATGCAACCAAATAGCATAAGTGAGCTACATGCTGCAATGGTAGGTCACAAACTAGAGAGCTTTTTAGTCCTTTTAACAGCAGTCTTGGCAAGAGCATcacaaatctctctttttcttttggagttgCTCTTCTTGTCATCGTCATCGTTATCATTGTTGTTGCCACTGCCACTTATGCCTCCAGGATTCCTTGCTTTACCTTTTAGGGAATCTTTCACAAAAGCCTTCAACCTCCATAATGTATATTCACTCTGCATTGGGGGAAGAATAACCTATTTGAGCAACTGGAACAAGAAAAGATAACCCCAAACACAAAGAGcagacaaataaataaatgatgacCTGAGCATCAATATCAAGGTCCACTTCTTGGGCAGTTGCTTGGAAGCTTGGGTTAGTCTCAGCAACTATCTCTAATGCCTTGCGGATATCTTCAGGACTCAAATAGGTAAGAGCTGTCACAAGACTTCTTTTCTCTTCTGAggaaattttcctaaaattatgcACGTACAATCAGTGATTATTGCTGAAGGATggcaaaaaaatgaaataaaattgcCAACTCAATTCGATCACCCATGCAAAGGTACGCAAATGCATACGCTGAACTGTCTAATGATACCcaagatttaaaaatatatatttatatttatgttgaaAAACCCTCTTCACACATCTTCAAGTCAGTAAAGGACAGTtgaaaataaactcaaaattttgccAGAGGTGCATGGTTCTGCATCAGGAATTAAATTAGAGgataattaaaattgatatcAACCGATATTTAAGAAAAAACCATCCTGATGGCACTGCCTCCATGCACCACCAACTCCCATCTGCTACAACGCCAACTCAAATGCTTGCCCCGTATTGCATTCTTGACCTCAATTGCAAGGTTTCTTATGGTGTTTTAAGAATTTTACAAACgaaaagaaaaccaaattaGTGAAGACTAGACACTAAAATATATGGGCCACACATGATTATATGAACCAACATTTGTTTAACGTACTAAAGCAGAGAGGTGGATTCTTAAACACACCTGCACTTCTGAACCACCATTTCTCTGAGTTTCTTCAAATGCATATCAAACTCATATAGctgaaaataatttcaattaattagtTCAAATCATGTACCGTATAATATCAAACCATTAGAGTGCAAATATATGTCAAATAAAACATACAAAAACTTTTAAAGTTTAAGAAGCTTGCTCTCAATTATATGTTGTACTTCATAAAGAGGCTCTGAAATTTCAACAAACCTCACTGCTTAAATCCCTAGCCATTTTGGCATAGGCAGCATCCTGAGCACGCTGCATATTTAATTTTGCCTCTACATCCTCCTCTGTTCGTCTTCTTTCCTAAAATTATTTAGGTATGGAATATCTATTAAAAGAGAGACACTATAGAAGTCATAGAAAAGTGCGGGTTATTAGATTTACCATGTCCGACATAAAGGTACCATATTGGGATAGCAACTTACCTCTTCAGCAACTTTAGGCAAAAGTTGAAGccatttttcctcaaatttttcCAACAAAGTTTTGGCCATCACATGGACATCATCCTTTTCTTCATTGTATATCATTGCATTCTTAAACACCAACCTCACATCAGCATAAATCTCTCGCACATTCTTATAGCCAGTACCATCCTTAGCatccattttcttttctattgtaCTAAAATCCATGGGTTTTTCAATAACCTAGAATGAAAAACCTAAAACATATTATTTGAAGGCAAAAGCTGAAAGAGAATGCAATACTAAGAATGGCTGAAGAATTGATGAAAGCCCATCATACCAGTAGAAAAGCCAGGACCAAGCcaaattcaacaagaaaagaAGATGTTAAATTAAGAAGAACAACAATGACAAGCTTCTTTTATTATATTACTGCCATCATCATCATAAGatgcaaaataaaaagaacgacaagaagtttcttcttttcttcttttatttattttattattattatcatgatcatcatcaaaaaatttatacaaatttaacccatttttttcataaattaatttatgATAGTTAACAAGCAACTTACTTCTATAGATTAAGAAACAAACACCTGAAATCTTTTAAGGTACAAAATCATAGATATatggaaagaagaaaatataacagATATTTATACAAATCAATAACCATATAGAAATAACATCAGATAGTTCTGACAGATAGTGAAGCTTTACCTTATAATAGTCATGCAAACCAAGGCCTTCAACATCTACAGGTTCCAAAAAGGGCCAAGCCCATTTGTGCTGAGTAATCTGAAAAAGCAACAAGTAAAGCTAAATTATTACTAATTGAAGGCCTTGGTGCTGACTGTGTGGTAGGGAGGAGAAATTGTGCCATTTAGCTAGGGCTCATTGGCTATCCTATCCTAGAAATTTACACTAAGTATCTTAATGATTGACCTGAGTTTTTACATCAAAGATAAATGCAAAGGTTTGGAGCTTGCCTGACGTAATATTGTAGCAAATTGGCGCATAAGCTCTTGCATTCTCTTTGAAGCAGCTACTTCCCTATGTGATGCATCTTGGCGCTGCTTCTTAACACCAGGAAAATGTTTCGCTCTTTCTTTGTCCTTCACAATTGAGCTATTACCGCTGGCCAAGTAGAACTGTTCAACCTCGCTCACTTGTTTCTCAAGCTGAAAGTACAACAAAGAAGTTATCAATTTATTTGCGAGTTCAAAATTTCTgaaaagcaaataataaaaaccaaCATGCCAATACATGCACAGCTGCATACAATGGAAACCTATACAAAGGTAGTTGGATAAATCATAGCCACAAAAATCATGAATATCCTTcgtatcaatcaaatattaggACATAGATTCAAATCTCCCCTTACCCCTCCGGAGCCAAGATTTTAATTAGAAGAAACAagccaattttgaaaaataaaaaccaataactCTAGCAAAacagaatttatattttaatcagAGAAGTATCACAGTGGAATAAGGCAGCAATGATGAAGCCTTCTCTACTGTAGCTATGACTGACTGGATGAAGCAAATAtgcaacaaccaccaccaccaccacctccttttgtttacaacatttttaccaCCACAATCAGCTTTCCAGACTCACTGGCCTCCCCTAAGCCTGCCTCACACTTTCAACCCTTTCCAGAAGTCACCTATCTATTACAGTTTACCCAATCCCCTGAACCATCAACAACCCAACTCTGCAGTCAGAAACCGAATAGCACTTAACCAACCGAAATCCCAACCTTCTGCTGCGCCCATTAGCAATGAACTGAAACCACCAATGCCACATCAACATGGGGTCACAGGAGACAAAAGGCGATCCTTCAGTGTGGGTGCGAAAACAATTACCCTGGTTTTTTATGGGGGCTGCTGACTGCAAGATCGATTTGCATAGGCCAAAAAAGATTTACTTTGGTTCCATAATTGCTGCCTTAGGTGCTGATGTTCAATATACAACTAGTCACCCTTTTGGAACTACGTAAACTATTACTAATCAAACCATAGACCCGGGCACAAGCCTATTCCACCTCATTTTCAATTAAGCAAAGAGTAGCTGCCCAATTAATCTCTTGAACATTTAAtgaaagaaaaccaaaagaaaaagaaaagctgaTAAGTATATAATAACAAACAGATATGATTACAAATTTGAAACCTTTTAAACATAGTTCACAATAAAAAGTTcctatttttgttgaaaaaaaaaactcaccttATCAACCTTTGTGAATATTTCATCAACTTGATTGCTGAAATACTCAACTTCTGCTGCATTCTCTGGGTTTGCTGCATTCATCGGATCCATCTGATAAGGAAAAAACAGGAATTTATCAAACAATGAAAACCCATATGACCAGTGATAAAAAAATACAGGGAAAAagcaatcaaaataaaatacccAGATAGCAAAAACAACAAGAGACCTCTAAAAAAACAGGCAAATATTgctaataaacaaaaattacagCCAAACATACAAAACCCATGTGACCAAAAGCATAAAGATTCTGCCTTTTTGAATTTGAGGCCAAAACATAAAGTTGCAAAATTGGCCCTTTAACAACTTATTCCTAATGaaagtttcattttttcttttaatcctTTCATTCATGAGGTATTATATTTGATTCTCagagagaaaattaaaagcAGACAAAAGCCAAAGaattgaagagagagaagatacaAAGCTgaacaaagagaaaaacataTACCCTTTGGGACAATGATATCAGacaaagaaaattgaacaagATAATAACGCAAATGCATGTAAcattctagagagagagagagagagttttttttgaagcaagagagagagagagtttgctcAAGCTTTACCTGAAGAGATAGAGAGGCATATAGGATTTTGGTGGCAACAGAGTAGGGGTCGATGCTTGATACCGCTGAGAATCTTTCGGCTTTGGAAGTTTGGACTATTGGGTTTATATATCTTTGTATACTTTATTATACAATTCTTAAAATACAAACATACCCTTACATTAAAGTCCAACATTTATACTtctgatttaaaattaaaaactagcTCAAAAAAGTAAGATGATATCTTTCTATaataataccatttttttttttttttgtttcaattccttaaatatataatttaataattatggtaattattaataGGTCATTTATTGTGTTGATTGTGTTTGTGCATGGAATTAGTTATTTTTGGCAATATTTTAATAGAGGAGATAAATTTATGAGGTTTTATATGGAAATAAAGTTAgaggggaaattattgtgtagtCTCCGAGTACCATAAGTACTTCCTCCTATTATATGAACAGTTGttcttattaattaaattcatggtaagACTTACTATTTATGTGAGAGGGCGGAGTACGCATTTCTGTgagtacttaataattttctaagttggaaatacaacaaaaatttacaatatttttaaattagctTTACCACATTAGACATGGCCCTAccacaatttataatttaaattctggaaaaaaaaaa encodes:
- the LOC126706197 gene encoding transcription factor GTE1-like isoform X2 — encoded protein: MDPMNAANPENAAEVEYFSNQVDEIFTKVDKLEKQVSEVEQFYLASGNSSIVKDKERAKHFPGVKKQRQDASHREVAASKRMQELMRQFATILRQVIEKPMDFSTIEKKMDAKDGTGYKNVREIYADVRLVFKNAMIYNEEKDDVHVMAKTLLEKFEEKWLQLLPKVAEEERRRTEEDVEAKLNMQRAQDAAYAKMARDLSSELYEFDMHLKKLREMVVQKCRKISSEEKRSLVTALTYLSPEDIRKALEIVAETNPSFQATAQEVDLDIDAQSEYTLWRLKAFVKDSLKGKARNPGGISGSGNNNDNDDDDKKSNSKRKREICDALAKTAVKRTKKLSSL
- the LOC126706197 gene encoding transcription factor GTE1-like isoform X1 → MDPMNAANPENAAEVEYFSNQVDEIFTKVDKLEKQVSEVEQFYLASGNSSIVKDKERAKHFPGVKKQRQDASHREVAASKRMQELMRQFATILRQITQHKWAWPFLEPVDVEGLGLHDYYKVIEKPMDFSTIEKKMDAKDGTGYKNVREIYADVRLVFKNAMIYNEEKDDVHVMAKTLLEKFEEKWLQLLPKVAEEERRRTEEDVEAKLNMQRAQDAAYAKMARDLSSELYEFDMHLKKLREMVVQKCRKISSEEKRSLVTALTYLSPEDIRKALEIVAETNPSFQATAQEVDLDIDAQSEYTLWRLKAFVKDSLKGKARNPGGISGSGNNNDNDDDDKKSNSKRKREICDALAKTAVKRTKKLSSL